Proteins encoded by one window of Deltaproteobacteria bacterium:
- a CDS encoding AAA family ATPase translates to MAFTIAMAGKGGVGKTTLAGFMIRFLLEKDKKPILAVDADANANLNEVLGLRVENTVGAAREQMKRGVPAGMTKDVFMELKIGEALVEAEGFDLLVMGRPEGEGCYCAANTLLAGYIDKLSTNYPFIVIDNEAGMEHLSRLNARDVDLLLIVSDTSRRGIQAAFRIDELSRELNLIVRRRALILNRAKSDALDKLSEMFQGDGLKPAGTIPEDPELEEFDFRGKPSFHLPKGNACLKAAFGLFDALVN, encoded by the coding sequence GCTCGAGAAGGATAAGAAGCCCATACTTGCAGTAGACGCCGACGCCAATGCCAATCTGAACGAGGTGCTCGGCCTTCGGGTGGAGAATACGGTGGGCGCCGCTCGCGAACAAATGAAGCGCGGCGTACCCGCGGGGATGACGAAGGACGTTTTCATGGAATTGAAAATTGGAGAGGCGCTGGTGGAGGCGGAGGGATTTGACCTTCTTGTAATGGGGCGTCCGGAAGGCGAGGGGTGCTACTGTGCCGCGAACACCTTACTCGCGGGTTACATTGACAAGCTCAGCACTAACTATCCCTTCATAGTGATCGACAATGAGGCCGGCATGGAGCACCTGAGCCGGCTGAACGCCAGAGACGTCGATCTGCTTCTGATCGTTTCCGACACCAGCCGAAGGGGGATACAGGCCGCGTTCCGTATCGACGAGTTGTCACGCGAGCTTAACCTGATCGTAAGAAGAAGGGCCCTGATCCTAAATCGAGCCAAAAGCGACGCCCTGGATAAGCTCAGTGAGATGTTCCAAGGGGACGGATTAAAACCGGCGGGAACCATCCCTGAAGATCCTGAACTCGAGGAGTTTGATTTCAGAGGAAAACCGAGTTTTCACCTTCCCAAAGGGAACGCTTGTCTTAAAGCGGCCTTTGGGCTATTCGACGCACTGGTTAACTGA